The DNA segment TCCGGGGTGCCGGGCGAGCAGCCCCGCTACGAGGCGGTCGCCCGTCGGCCGCTCACAGGCGCCGGTTAGGCTCGGACACGTGGACCCGAAAACCCGGAACCGGATCATGGCCGGTGTGCTTGTGCTGATGTTCGTCGTGGTGGCCCTTGCGGCGGCGCTCGGCAGGTAGGCGATATGCGTATGCAGCCGAGCGCCGCCGCGCCCCGGTGACGGCTACCAGGCGAAGGCCTCTGGAGACGGCCCCGGACCCGGGAAGATCTCGTCCAGCCCCGCCAGCAGCTCCTCGCTCAGCTCCAGCTCGGACGCCCGCAGCGCGGACTCCAGCTGCTCGGCGGTACGCGGGCCGACGATCGGGCCGGTCACGCCCGGCCGGGTGAGCAGCCAGGCCAGGGCGGCCTCGCCGGGCTCCAGGCCGTGCTTGTCGAGCAGGTCCTCGTACGCCTGGATCTTCGCGCGTACGGCCGGGTCGGCGAGGACTTCGGCGGCCCGGCCGGAGCTGCGCCGCCCGCCCTCGACCTGCTTCTTGATGACGCCGCCGAGCAGTCCGCCGTGCAGCGGCGACCACGGGATGACGCCGAGGCCGTAGTCCTGCGCGGCCGGGATGACCTCCATCTCGGCGCGGCGCTCGAAGAGGTTGTAGATGCACTGCTCGCTGACGAGGCCGATGGTGCCGTGGCGCTTCGCAGCGATCTCGTTGGCCTGGGCGATCTTGTAGCCGGGGAAGTTGCTGGAGCCGACGTACAGGATCTTGCCCTGCTGGACGAGGACGTCGATCGCCTGCCAGATCTCCTCGAAGGGAGTGGCGCGGTCGATGTGGTGGAACTGGTAGACGTCGATGTAGTCGGTCTGCAGCCGCTTGAGCGAGGCGTCCACGGCGCGCCGGATGTTCAGGGCGGACAGCTTGTCGTGGTTGGGCCACGGCTGGCCTTCGATGCCCATGTTGCCGTACATCTTGGTGGCGAGGACGACCTTGTCGCGCCGCTCGCCCTTGGCGAACCAGGTGCCGATGATGCTTTCGGTACGGCCCTTGTTCTCGCCCCAGCCGTACACGTTCGCCGTGTCGAAGTAGTTGATGCCGACGTCCAGCGCCGCGTCCATGATCGCGTGACTGTCCGCCTCGTCGGTCTGCGGACCGAAGTTCATGGTGCCGAGGACGAGCCTGCTGACCTTGAGTCCCGTGCGTCCGAGCTGCGTGTACTTCATGAAGCGCACGCTAGCCGCGTGGAGTGCGCTCTAGGCAAGGGCCTTCGGTTCGCCGGGCTCCTGAGGCGTGATGTGCAGGGCGGCGAACAGGGCACGGGCCCGGGTGCCGTCCGGCAGCTGCCAGGCGCCGGTGATGTGGCCGTCCGCGTCCTGCGGGGCCTCTCCGGCGGGGTGCAGGACCCGGTGGAGGCGGAGCACGACCGTGCCGTCGGACGTGCGCAGCTCAGTGCCGTCCCGGTCGTCGGTTGCCGTGGTGGTGCGGGCGGCGGTGGAACGGGAGCCTTCACCCGTGTAGGCGCGGGTGACGTCCCGGTCGGGCGCGTCGCTGATGCTCTGGTCCTGCGCCTGGACCCGGCCCTCGATCAGGGCAAGCAACTGGTCGACCAGCACGGGGTCGTGGCAGCCGTCGTAGGCCCAACGTCGCCCCAGAACGCCGTGCTCCATGGTGCCGACGAGGGCGTGGTCGGCGCCGTCGAGGGGGGCGCCGCGGTAGCTGAGCGGCACGAGGTAGTGGACCGGTTGGGTCCCGGAGGCATCCGTGGCGACCATGAACTCGATTCCGACCTCGCCCTCGGGGTCGTCCAGCCGGAAGCCGCCGGCCTTGGTCAACTCCGGGTCGCCGGCGCCGGCGTACCAGGGGCGGGTGGGCAGCCAGGAGGCGAGCAGTTCGAGCTTGGTCGGCTTGAGGGTGGTGTGGTGGATGACGGCCATGGCCCACAGCTTTTCATCGGTCGCGGGGGAAGTCCTCGGTCTTGAGGACGAGGTCGACCACCGTGCCGGTCAGGTCGATGTCGGTGCCGAAGTCGACCCGGGTCTCGGTGGCGTAGGTGCCGTCCTTGGGGACGGTGTAGACGTGGCAGCGTCCCTGGTACGGGTCGGCGATCACGTAGACAGGGACCTCGGCCTCCGCGTACGCGAGTTTCTTTCGGCCGTAGTCGTTTGCGGCCGTCGCCTCGGAAATCACTTCGGCGACGAATTCGACGTCCTCGTATCGCCAGCGGCCGTCGTCGTCCTTCTTTGCCGAGTCGCTGAGCTTCGCGACGTCCGGGCAGAAGCCGTTCTCGTGCCCGGGAAAGTCGATGCGGACGTCCGAGAGCACCCTGTCCATCCCGAATTTGGCCGCGATGGCCCCCGCGATCCGGAAAATAATCGCCCAGTGTGTGTCCCGCTGCGGCGTCATGTGAACGTTGCCCCCGACGATCTCGACCCTGAATCCTTCGGGGACGGGCATCCGCTCAAGGCGCTCGAACCACTGGTCCAGGCGCTCGGTGTTCGCGTCGGCCATCTTGATCCTGTCTTCAAGGACGGTCATCGTGGCGCTCCTCCCCGGCTGCCCCACGGACAGATGCAGCCGCGCAGTACAACGATACGCACAGTGACCGTGACACGGAGATGAAGCTCACATGCAGGCCCCAGAGGTCCTCCTCCTTCCCTTCCTCCGCCACACCTTCAACACCACCCTCCTCGGCATCTACCTCCACGGCTCCGCCACCCTCGGCGGCCTGCGCCCCCACAGCGACATCGACGTCCTGGCCGTCGTGAGCGAACCCACCACCCGGGCCCAACGCCGGGCGCTCGTCGAGGAGTTGCTGAGAGTGTCCGGCGGAGCCGCCCGCCCCGTCGAGCTCATCGTCGTCGTACAGGACGACGTACGGCCGTGGCGGTATCCGCCCACCTGCGCGTTCCTGTACGGGGAGTGGCTGCGGCACGAGTACGAGCGGGGGACCGTCCCCGGGCCCGAGCCCATGCCCGACCTCGCGCCCCTCCTGACGATGGTGCTTCTCGCCGGCGCCCCGCTGTACGGCCCCCCACCCGCCGACCTGCTCGCCCCCGTCCCACCCGCGGACCTCAGGCGCGCGATCACCGCCGGAGTGCCCGACCTGCTCGCGGAGTTGGACACCGACACCCGCAACGTCCTGCTGACCCTCGCCCGGATCTGGACCACGCTCGCCACCGGGGAGATCCGCTCGAAGGACGCAGCCGCCGACTGGGCCCTCGCCCGGCTCCCCGCCGGACACCGCCCCGTCCTCGCGCACGCCCGTGCCGTCTACCTGGGCGACGAGGACGAGCGCTGGGACGGCGGCCTGCTCACCGGCGTGCGCCCCTGCGCCGACCACCTCGTCCGGGCGATCGGGCGTCAGGCCTCGTAGGGCTCGCCCAGGTCCCACGCCTGGTACATCGCCTCCGCGAAGGCCTCCGCGATCTTGTGCTCGCCGCTCGCGTTCGGGTGGGTGCCGTCGTACGTGTCGAGATTGATGTCGTACGACAGAGGAGGCGACGCCAGGAGCAGCGGCGAGCGCGGCTCGTCCAGGTCGGCGACCGCCTTCGCCAGCAGCTCGTTGAAGCGGCCGACCTCGGCGGCGAAGGCCTCCTCCGACTCGGCACGGACGTTCGGGATCACCGGCAGGACGACGATCCGCACCCGGGGGTTCGCGGAACGCGCCCCGGCCACGAAGCTCCGGGCGTTCTCCGCCGTCTGCTCGGCGTTCGTGTAGAAGCCGAGGTCGATCAGGCCCAGCGACACCAGCAGCACATCCGCCCGGCACGACCGCACCGCCTCGCCGATCACCGGCGCCATGTGCAGCCAGCCCTCGCCCCAGCCGGCGAGGTGCGCCCGGGGGAAGTCGGGGTCGGCGTACTCGTACGACGTGGGGGAGTCCGTCGCCTTGTCATGCAGCGTCTCGCGCGGGCCGACGAGGGCGAAGGGACCGCCGTACGTCTCACGCAGGTGCTGCCACATGCGGTAGCGCCACGTGTGTTCGCCGGCGCTGCCGATGGTCTGGGAGTCGCCGACGGGCATGAACCTGAGCATCCGCTCATGATGGACGATCGCTATCCATCGGTATGGCCGGACGGGGTGTGAAGCCCGACACGCCCCGCACATCCCGGCCGCCCCCGCGTCGCCCCCGCGCCGCCCCGGCCTCCGAACCGCCCGCCCGAATGGCAGGCTTGGGGCATGCGTCGACCGCTCGCCATCCTCGCCGGGGTCCTGCTCACCGGTGCGCTCACCCTGCCCGCCTCAGCCGCCGACGGCGACGAGGACTTCACGATCAAGGACCCCCGCATCACGGAGTCCAGCGGCCTCGCCGCGTCGCGTCAGCACCCCGGCATCTACTGGACGCACAACGACCAGGACACGGGCGCCTACCTCTACGCGGTGGACAGCAGGACCGGCGAGACGGTCGCGACGATCACCATGACCGGGGTGGGCACCCCGCGGGACGTGGAGGCGATCTCCATGGGCCCGGACAACCAGCTCTACGTCGGCGACATCGGCGACAACGACGGGGTGCAGTGGCCCTATGTGTGGGTCTACCGCCTCCCCGAGCCCAAGACGCTGAAGGATCGGACGATCCGTGCCACGCAGTACGTGGTGAAGTACTCCGACGGCACCCGTGACGCCGAGTCGCTCGTCGTGCACCCCAAGACCGGCCGCGTCTACATCATCGACAAGCAGGAGGACGGCGGGCACCTGTACGAGGGCCCGGCCGAGCTCTCCGCCTCCGGCACGAACGTCTTCAAGCCCACCGTCCCCGTCGACATGTGGGCCACCGACGCGGCCTTCTCCCAGGACGGCAGGACCCTCGCCGTACGCGGCTACTTCGGCGGCGTCGCCTACGACTGGAACGGCGGCAAGCTCAAGCGGCTGGAGCGCATCAGCGTGCCCCTCGGCCAGGGCGAGTCCGCCAGCTACTCGACCGACGGCACCAAGCTCATGCTCGGCAGCGAGGGCGCCGGAAGCTCCGTCGTCGCGAACGACGCCCCCGGGGACGCCGCCCCCTCCGACTCCTCCTCCGGCGGGGGCAGTTCGGCCTCGTCCGACGACAGCGGGGACAGCGGGCGGACCGGCGATCTGAAGGTCGGCGCCATCGCCGTGGTCGTCGCGTGTGTGGTCGTGTTCGGGTTGCGGCGGCTTCTGCGGAGGGGATGAGGGGAGAGCGCGCACGATCAGTGAACGGGCAGACCGGCCCTGATAACGTCACCCGGTCCCAGCCGCCGATCTTGCTCGAAGGGCCCTCTCCCTCCGCATGGACAGTCCACCCGTGGCCCCCGACATCGCCCAGGTGCTCAAGCACAACCGCACCCTGCTCCGCCGGCACACCGCCGCGCGCCTCGCGCTCGCCGCCGGGCTGTTCGCGGTGCCGTTCGTGGCGCACTGGGGCGGGTACGACGCCGCGCTGCCCGCGTTCGGCGTGCCGGCCGGGATGTTCGTGCTGATCTTTCTGTCGCTCCGGCTGGGGCGCGGGTCGCGGCTCAAGGTGTGCGAGAAGGTGCTGCGCACCTATCCCCTGGAGTACCGCACGCGGGTGTCCAAGAAGGGCTCCGAGTGGAAGTACATGGGCGATGTGCACACCGTCCGGCTCACGGTGCGCGGGCAGCACGGTGCCCCTTCGCTGCGTGCGGTCAACGCCTCGACGGTGCGCCGTTGGCCGAAGGGGGCCGAGGAGGGCGGCGCCTGGTTCGCCGGCGATGCGGCCTTCGGCGGCGTCATGATCGTGCCGGGCAACGCCATGCTCTTCGTGCAGCCCGCGCCCTGGGCGAAGTACGAGCAGGAGCGCGCGCAGGCCGGTCCGCAGCGCAGGGCGCTTGCCGAACAGGCGGGAATATCCCGGCTGTTGGAGATCAACGAGCCGCGCGGAATGGTGCTCGGATGAAACGCGTCCTCGGCTGGGTGTGCGGCGTCCTCCTCGCCCTCGTCACCGCCTTCTGGTTCGTCACCGCGACCGCCGACATGGCCCTGTCCGCCGGCATCTACGGCACCCCGGGCACGTACAAGGTGGAGCGCTGCTACGACACCGACTACAGCCGTAAGCGCTCCGACTACGACTGCCTCGGGGACTTCACGCCCGACGGCGGCACCGCCGCCGACGCCTCCCATGTACGGCTCCAGGACACCGGGCAGGACTACCCGGACGGCACCCGGTTCGACGCCCGCCAGGGCATCGAGCCGGACACGGTCCAGCGGGTCGGGCTCTGGGGCGTCGTGGGTGAGCTCTGGCAGGTCTCGATCTGCGTGGTCGTCCTCGCGGTCCTCGCGTACCGGGCGATCAAGCCGCGCGGGGCGGACCGACGCCGCGAGGCCCACCGCCGGGAGCCCTCGCGGCGGCAGCGGGTGGCCGACCGGGTCGGGTACGCCGTCCTGGTCGCCGTCCCCGTGGGCCTCCTGAGCTTCATCGCGATGCTCGCGGAGCCATCGCCCTAGGGTCTGTCCGCAGACGCCTGTAGGCAGGTAGGTTCGCGCGGCAACCAGATCGCCGACCAGGGCTGGCTGCGCTTCCCGGCGTACACGGTGGAGGACCGCCGCCGCCTGGTCGCCGTCGCGCACCGCCTCACCGCCCACTGGGGGCAACAGGTCTGGCCCTGCCGGAGTCGTCGACGGCGCGTCCCTAGAGCGGTCCCTTCACTTCGCTGTCGGCGCCGCCGGCCGTTCCCGCACGCCGGGCGACAAAGACCTCCAGTCCGTCCAGCATCCGTTGCAGGCCGAACTCGAAGTGGTCGAACTCGTTGCCCCAGGTGTTCTCGTCGAGCGAGGCGAGCAGGGGGTACCGGCCGGAGGCCATGATCTTCTCCAGCGTCGGGGTCTGCGCCTGCCAGAACTCCGCGTCGGTCAGGCCGGTGCGGTGCTCCGCCTCCTGCGCGTACAACTGGGTGCGCGCGGCGCCGACGACGTAGCCGTCGATCATGACGATCGCGGAGACCAGTTCGGGGTCGGTCAGCCCCATCGGCTTGATGCGGGCGAGGACCTTCTCCATGCCGTCGAGGGCGCTCGGACCGAGGATCGGGCGGGACTGGTTGACCTGGAGCAGCCAGGGGTGGCGGCGGTAGAGGTCGAGGGTCGCGCGGCCCAGGGCCTCCAGGGCCGAGCGCCATCCGCCGTCGCCCAGGTCGGCCGGATTCTCCGAGGGGCGCTGGACGCGGTCCAGCATCAGGTCGAGCAGCTCGGCCTTGCCGGGGACGTAGCGGTACAGCGACATCGTGCCCGTCCCGAGCTCGGTGGCGACCCGGCGCATGGACATCGACTCCAGGCCCTCGGCGTCCGCGACCCGGACGCCCGCTTCCACGATCTGGTCCAGCGTGAGGGTCGGCTTGGGCCCCCGGCTCGGGCGCCGGCCGGTGTCCCACAGCAGCTCCATCGTGCGGGCGATGTCGCCGCTGCCGCTGGTCTCCGTACCGCTGGTGCCGCCCTTGCCGCTCGTCATGCACTTCAGCTTAAGTCCTCCGAAAAAAACTGGGTACGGTGTACGCGCAATAGGGTACGGTGTACTCAGTTATTGGTGCTCGGCTATCGAGAGGGGGACCCATGGGCGACGACGGACACGGCGGAGACGGATACGCGGTGCGGGCCGAGGGACTGGAGAAGCGCTACGGCGAGAAACGCGCCCTCGACGGCTTCGACCTGGCCGTCCGCGAGGGGACGGTGCACGGCCTGCTCGGCCCGAACGGCGCCGGCAAGACCACCGCCGTGCGCATCCTGTCCACGCTGATCAGGCTGGACGGCGGCCGGGCCGCGGTGGCCGGACTGGACGTGGCCCGGCAGCCGCGCGAGGTGCGCGCACGTATCGGGCTGACCGGCCAGTACGCGGCCGTGGACGAGGTGCTCACCGGCCGGCAGAACCTGGAGATGTTCGGCCGGCTCTTCCACCTCGGCGGCAGGCGGGCCAAGCTGCGGGCCGTCGAGCTGCTGGAGCAGTTCGACCTGGCCGACGCCGGCGACAAGGGCGTCGGCAAGTACAGCGGCGGCATGCGGCGCCGCCTCGACCTCGCCGCCTCGATGATCCTCGCCCCCTCCGTCCTCTTCCTCGACGAGCCGACGACGGGACTGGATCCCCGCAGCCGCGGTGAAGTCTGGGACTCCGTCAGGGCGTTGGTGGCGAGCGGCACGACAGTACTGCTGACCACCCAGTATCTGGAGGAGGCCGACAAGCTCGCCTCGCACATCACCGTCATCGA comes from the Streptomyces sp. NBC_00443 genome and includes:
- a CDS encoding maltokinase N-terminal cap-like domain-containing protein, with the translated sequence MAVIHHTTLKPTKLELLASWLPTRPWYAGAGDPELTKAGGFRLDDPEGEVGIEFMVATDASGTQPVHYLVPLSYRGAPLDGADHALVGTMEHGVLGRRWAYDGCHDPVLVDQLLALIEGRVQAQDQSISDAPDRDVTRAYTGEGSRSTAARTTTATDDRDGTELRTSDGTVVLRLHRVLHPAGEAPQDADGHITGAWQLPDGTRARALFAALHITPQEPGEPKALA
- a CDS encoding WD40 repeat domain-containing protein, coding for MRRPLAILAGVLLTGALTLPASAADGDEDFTIKDPRITESSGLAASRQHPGIYWTHNDQDTGAYLYAVDSRTGETVATITMTGVGTPRDVEAISMGPDNQLYVGDIGDNDGVQWPYVWVYRLPEPKTLKDRTIRATQYVVKYSDGTRDAESLVVHPKTGRVYIIDKQEDGGHLYEGPAELSASGTNVFKPTVPVDMWATDAAFSQDGRTLAVRGYFGGVAYDWNGGKLKRLERISVPLGQGESASYSTDGTKLMLGSEGAGSSVVANDAPGDAAPSDSSSGGGSSASSDDSGDSGRTGDLKVGAIAVVVACVVVFGLRRLLRRG
- a CDS encoding aminoglycoside adenylyltransferase family protein yields the protein MQAPEVLLLPFLRHTFNTTLLGIYLHGSATLGGLRPHSDIDVLAVVSEPTTRAQRRALVEELLRVSGGAARPVELIVVVQDDVRPWRYPPTCAFLYGEWLRHEYERGTVPGPEPMPDLAPLLTMVLLAGAPLYGPPPADLLAPVPPADLRRAITAGVPDLLAELDTDTRNVLLTLARIWTTLATGEIRSKDAAADWALARLPAGHRPVLAHARAVYLGDEDERWDGGLLTGVRPCADHLVRAIGRQAS
- a CDS encoding Uma2 family endonuclease — encoded protein: MTVLEDRIKMADANTERLDQWFERLERMPVPEGFRVEIVGGNVHMTPQRDTHWAIIFRIAGAIAAKFGMDRVLSDVRIDFPGHENGFCPDVAKLSDSAKKDDDGRWRYEDVEFVAEVISEATAANDYGRKKLAYAEAEVPVYVIADPYQGRCHVYTVPKDGTYATETRVDFGTDIDLTGTVVDLVLKTEDFPRDR
- a CDS encoding ATP-binding cassette domain-containing protein yields the protein MGDDGHGGDGYAVRAEGLEKRYGEKRALDGFDLAVREGTVHGLLGPNGAGKTTAVRILSTLIRLDGGRAAVAGLDVARQPREVRARIGLTGQYAAVDEVLTGRQNLEMFGRLFHLGGRRAKLRAVELLEQFDLADAGDKGVGKYSGGMRRRLDLAASMILAPSVLFLDEPTTGLDPRSRGEVWDSVRALVASGTTVLLTTQYLEEADKLASHITVIDQGRAIADDTPDGLKSLVGGDRIEVVVAERSDIPRVVKVVARVSDGEPESDEAELRVHAPVTDRVSALTEVARTLQDEGVPVEDIGLRRPSLDDVFLRLTGHRTEKTERTEKEAVA
- a CDS encoding aldo/keto reductase encodes the protein MKYTQLGRTGLKVSRLVLGTMNFGPQTDEADSHAIMDAALDVGINYFDTANVYGWGENKGRTESIIGTWFAKGERRDKVVLATKMYGNMGIEGQPWPNHDKLSALNIRRAVDASLKRLQTDYIDVYQFHHIDRATPFEEIWQAIDVLVQQGKILYVGSSNFPGYKIAQANEIAAKRHGTIGLVSEQCIYNLFERRAEMEVIPAAQDYGLGVIPWSPLHGGLLGGVIKKQVEGGRRSSGRAAEVLADPAVRAKIQAYEDLLDKHGLEPGEAALAWLLTRPGVTGPIVGPRTAEQLESALRASELELSEELLAGLDEIFPGPGPSPEAFAW
- a CDS encoding TetR/AcrR family transcriptional regulator, which encodes MTSGKGGTSGTETSGSGDIARTMELLWDTGRRPSRGPKPTLTLDQIVEAGVRVADAEGLESMSMRRVATELGTGTMSLYRYVPGKAELLDLMLDRVQRPSENPADLGDGGWRSALEALGRATLDLYRRHPWLLQVNQSRPILGPSALDGMEKVLARIKPMGLTDPELVSAIVMIDGYVVGAARTQLYAQEAEHRTGLTDAEFWQAQTPTLEKIMASGRYPLLASLDENTWGNEFDHFEFGLQRMLDGLEVFVARRAGTAGGADSEVKGPL
- a CDS encoding SGNH/GDSL hydrolase family protein encodes the protein MLRFMPVGDSQTIGSAGEHTWRYRMWQHLRETYGGPFALVGPRETLHDKATDSPTSYEYADPDFPRAHLAGWGEGWLHMAPVIGEAVRSCRADVLLVSLGLIDLGFYTNAEQTAENARSFVAGARSANPRVRIVVLPVIPNVRAESEEAFAAEVGRFNELLAKAVADLDEPRSPLLLASPPLSYDINLDTYDGTHPNASGEHKIAEAFAEAMYQAWDLGEPYEA